A stretch of Thermoanaerobacter uzonensis DSM 18761 DNA encodes these proteins:
- a CDS encoding NAD(P)/FAD-dependent oxidoreductase, producing MKEMYDVLIIGAGVVGCSIARELSKYKLKILVVEKGEDVASEGASKANSAILHAGYDPVPGSLKAKLNVRGNEMYDVLCKDLDVPIKRTGSLVAAFSEEEVKELYELFDRGIKNGVKGLSLITKDMVKEIEPHINDTVVAALYAKTAGIICPYGYTIAVAENAAQNGAEFVFNSEVIDIKKNGDFFIVKTHKEEFYSKYVVNAAGLYSDVINNMVGAKPFSVHPRKGEYLILDKDQGYLARTVIFQVPTKMGKGILVSPTVDGNLLIGPTSEDIQDKEFKATTREGLNKAITVAKRSVDKFDVRKTITQFTGLRATPDTEDKDFIIGESDVKGFINAAGIESPGFTAAPAIAEMIRDILKDAGLKLIEKVDFNPKRRPVIRFTELSDEERNKLIKENPAYGRIICRCETVTEGEIIDAIRRPVGAKSLDGVKRRVRAGMGRCQGSFCGPRVVEILARELNISPLEVTKHGRNSNILTAETKKFLLEKASEVLKKEVYENA from the coding sequence ATGAAAGAAATGTACGATGTTTTGATAATAGGTGCTGGAGTGGTTGGATGTTCAATTGCAAGAGAACTTTCAAAATACAAATTAAAAATATTAGTTGTAGAAAAAGGTGAAGATGTGGCTTCGGAAGGAGCTTCTAAAGCTAATAGTGCAATACTACATGCGGGTTATGATCCTGTACCTGGTAGTTTAAAAGCTAAATTAAATGTGCGAGGAAACGAAATGTACGATGTTCTGTGCAAAGATTTAGACGTTCCAATAAAGCGAACTGGTTCTTTAGTGGCAGCTTTTTCTGAAGAAGAGGTAAAAGAGCTATATGAGTTGTTTGATAGAGGAATAAAAAATGGTGTCAAAGGGTTGTCTCTCATTACAAAAGATATGGTCAAAGAGATAGAACCACATATAAATGACACTGTAGTTGCAGCTTTGTATGCCAAAACAGCAGGAATAATATGTCCTTATGGATATACTATTGCAGTGGCAGAAAATGCTGCACAAAATGGAGCAGAATTTGTTTTTAATTCAGAAGTAATTGATATCAAAAAAAATGGGGACTTCTTTATAGTAAAAACTCACAAAGAAGAATTTTACAGTAAATATGTTGTCAATGCTGCAGGACTTTATTCAGATGTCATAAATAACATGGTAGGGGCGAAGCCATTTTCTGTGCATCCTAGAAAAGGAGAATATTTGATATTAGATAAAGACCAAGGATATCTTGCAAGGACAGTAATATTCCAGGTTCCAACTAAAATGGGTAAAGGAATACTAGTTTCTCCTACAGTTGATGGAAATCTACTTATTGGACCTACTTCAGAAGACATACAAGATAAAGAATTTAAAGCAACTACCAGAGAAGGGCTCAATAAAGCAATTACAGTTGCAAAAAGAAGTGTGGATAAATTTGATGTCAGAAAGACCATCACTCAGTTTACAGGACTTAGAGCGACTCCTGATACAGAAGACAAAGACTTTATAATTGGAGAATCTGATGTGAAAGGATTTATAAATGCTGCTGGAATAGAATCTCCTGGTTTTACTGCGGCTCCTGCTATCGCTGAAATGATAAGGGATATACTTAAAGATGCTGGACTTAAGTTGATTGAAAAAGTAGATTTTAACCCAAAAAGAAGACCAGTCATAAGATTTACTGAACTTTCAGATGAGGAAAGAAACAAGCTTATAAAAGAAAATCCTGCTTATGGAAGAATAATATGCAGATGTGAGACAGTGACAGAAGGAGAGATAATAGATGCGATAAGAAGACCTGTAGGTGCAAAATCTTTAGATGGTGTTAAAAGGCGTGTAAGAGCTGGAATGGGAAGATGCCAGGGAAGTTTTTGTGGGCCGAGAGTTGTTGAAATATTAGCAAGAGAACTTAATATTTCTCCTCTTGAGGTTACAAAGCATGGAAGAAATTCGAATATACTAACTGCAGAGACAAAAAAATTTTTATTAGAAAAAGCATCGGAGGTTTTAAAGAAAGAGGTGTATGAGAATGCTTAA
- the glpK gene encoding glycerol kinase GlpK: MAKYIMAFDQGTTSSRAIIFDHSGKIIASLNKEFKQIYPKPGWVEHDPMEIWESQIEVAKGVIEKAGIDPGDIAAIGITNQRETTVVWDKNTGKPIYNAIVWQCRRTAPICDELKNKGFDKKIREKTGLVVDAYFSGTKVKWILDNVEGAREKAEKGELLFGNIDTWLIWNLTSGKVHVTDYSNASRTMLFNIHELKWDKEILAELNIPEQMLPEVKPSSYVYGYTDKNIFGVEIPIAGDAGDQQAALFGQACFKPGMAKNTYGTGCFMLMNTGEKAVPSNTGLLTTIAWGIDGKVEYALEGSIFIAGAAIQWLRDELRIIDNSPQSEEYALKVEDTNGVYVVPAFVGLGAPYWDMYARGTIVGLTRGAKREHIIRATLESIAYQTRDVLEAMQEDSGIKLQALKVDGGASANNFLMQFQSDILGVPVDRPQVIETTALGASYLAGLAVGFWNNKEEIEKNWNVDKHFEPAMDNEKREKLYKGWKKAVERAMKWAEE, encoded by the coding sequence ATGGCAAAGTACATTATGGCTTTCGACCAAGGGACAACAAGTTCCCGTGCAATAATTTTTGACCATAGCGGTAAAATTATTGCTTCGCTAAACAAGGAGTTTAAGCAAATTTATCCTAAGCCAGGTTGGGTAGAACACGATCCAATGGAAATATGGGAATCCCAAATAGAGGTTGCCAAAGGAGTGATAGAAAAAGCAGGTATTGATCCGGGAGATATTGCAGCTATTGGTATTACAAATCAGAGAGAGACAACTGTTGTATGGGATAAAAATACAGGAAAACCTATTTACAATGCAATAGTGTGGCAATGTAGAAGGACAGCTCCTATATGCGATGAACTAAAAAACAAGGGTTTTGACAAGAAAATTAGAGAAAAGACAGGACTTGTAGTAGATGCATATTTTTCAGGAACTAAAGTAAAATGGATTTTGGATAATGTTGAAGGAGCAAGAGAAAAAGCAGAAAAAGGAGAATTGCTTTTTGGAAATATTGATACCTGGCTTATTTGGAATTTGACAAGTGGCAAGGTACACGTAACTGACTATTCTAATGCGTCAAGAACGATGCTTTTTAACATACATGAGCTTAAATGGGATAAAGAGATATTGGCTGAACTTAACATACCAGAGCAAATGCTTCCGGAAGTTAAGCCTTCCAGTTATGTATATGGCTATACTGATAAAAATATATTTGGAGTAGAGATACCTATTGCGGGAGATGCGGGAGACCAGCAAGCAGCATTGTTTGGTCAAGCCTGTTTTAAACCTGGAATGGCAAAGAACACATATGGAACAGGTTGCTTTATGCTTATGAATACAGGAGAAAAAGCTGTGCCTTCAAATACTGGACTTCTCACTACAATTGCTTGGGGAATTGATGGGAAAGTAGAATATGCTTTAGAGGGTAGTATATTTATAGCAGGTGCTGCGATACAGTGGTTGAGAGACGAACTTAGAATAATTGACAATTCACCGCAAAGTGAAGAATATGCGCTGAAAGTTGAAGACACAAACGGTGTATATGTTGTTCCTGCTTTTGTAGGACTTGGAGCACCTTATTGGGATATGTATGCAAGGGGCACGATTGTAGGACTTACAAGAGGCGCAAAAAGAGAGCATATAATAAGGGCAACACTGGAGTCTATTGCTTATCAAACAAGAGATGTATTAGAGGCTATGCAAGAGGATTCAGGAATCAAATTACAAGCTTTAAAAGTTGACGGTGGAGCAAGTGCTAATAACTTCTTGATGCAATTCCAATCTGACATTTTAGGTGTTCCAGTTGACAGACCTCAAGTAATTGAAACTACTGCTCTTGGCGCTTCTTATCTTGCAGGATTGGCAGTAGGATTTTGGAACAACAAAGAAGAAATAGAGAAGAATTGGAATGTTGATAAGCATTTTGAACCAGCTATGGATAATGAAAAGAGAGAAAAATTGTATAAAGGTTGGAAAAAGGCTGTAGAAAGGGCTATGAAATGGGCTGAAGAATAA
- a CDS encoding MIP/aquaporin family protein — protein MSDLAKYVAEFFGTMILIWLGDGVVANVVLNKSKGQSSGWIVITAGWGFAVMVAVYVVGWISGAHLNPAVTIGLATIGKFSWSLVPGYIIAQVLGAFVGAIIVYLMYMDHYAATEDPTAKLGTFATIPAIRKLGKNFMTEAFGTAMLLIGILGITNGNNQLVGGLGPLLIGLLIWAIGLSLGGPTGYAINPARDFGPRLAHAILPIPGKGDSDWGYGLIVPIFGPIVGGILGAVVYQLIINIH, from the coding sequence ATGAGTGACCTTGCAAAATATGTTGCTGAATTTTTTGGTACTATGATACTTATTTGGTTAGGTGATGGCGTGGTTGCAAACGTTGTCTTAAACAAATCTAAAGGGCAAAGCAGCGGCTGGATTGTAATCACCGCTGGATGGGGATTTGCAGTAATGGTAGCTGTTTATGTAGTTGGGTGGATAAGTGGTGCTCACTTAAATCCAGCTGTGACAATTGGCTTAGCAACGATAGGCAAGTTTTCATGGAGTTTGGTGCCAGGCTATATTATAGCGCAAGTTTTAGGAGCTTTTGTGGGAGCAATAATTGTTTATTTGATGTACATGGATCATTATGCAGCAACTGAAGATCCCACAGCTAAGCTTGGTACTTTTGCAACAATACCCGCTATAAGAAAGTTGGGTAAGAATTTTATGACAGAGGCATTTGGTACTGCTATGCTTTTAATAGGAATACTGGGTATAACAAATGGCAACAATCAATTAGTTGGAGGATTAGGACCACTTCTGATTGGTTTACTTATCTGGGCAATAGGTTTAAGCTTAGGTGGACCTACAGGTTATGCAATTAATCCAGCAAGAGACTTTGGTCCAAGGCTTGCTCATGCTATTCTTCCTATCCCAGGGAAAGGAGATTCTGATTGGGGATATGGTTTAATAGTTCCAATATTTGGGCCGATAGTTGGAGGAATACTTGGAGCTGTAGTTTACCAACTTATTATAAATATACACTAA
- a CDS encoding glycerol-3-phosphate responsive antiterminator, producing the protein MREKILDAMRDFPIIAAVRETKDLNTALSSNAQVIFLLTGDIMNISEIVQEVKRHDKIVFVHFDLLEGLGKDNKAVEYLAEKIKPHGIISTRNNILIHAKQFDLFCIQRLFILDSQALKTGLSSAKQIEADSIEILPGIMPPVIEEISFELRQPVIAGGLVKTKEEVINVLKAGAIAVSTSEKNLWFIE; encoded by the coding sequence ATGAGAGAAAAGATTCTGGATGCAATGAGAGACTTCCCGATAATAGCTGCAGTGCGAGAGACAAAAGATTTAAATACTGCTCTTTCTTCAAATGCACAGGTGATATTTTTACTTACTGGTGACATAATGAACATTTCTGAAATAGTTCAAGAGGTCAAAAGACATGATAAAATTGTTTTTGTGCATTTTGATTTGCTTGAAGGTTTAGGAAAGGACAACAAAGCAGTAGAGTATTTGGCTGAAAAAATAAAGCCCCATGGTATAATCTCTACTCGCAACAATATTTTGATACACGCTAAACAATTTGATCTTTTCTGCATCCAGAGACTTTTCATTTTAGATTCACAGGCGTTAAAAACAGGACTTTCTTCAGCAAAACAAATAGAAGCAGATTCAATAGAAATACTTCCTGGTATAATGCCCCCAGTAATAGAAGAAATTTCATTTGAATTGCGTCAGCCTGTTATTGCCGGAGGATTAGTCAAGACAAAAGAGGAAGTTATAAATGTACTTAAAGCTGGTGCTATTGCCGTATCAACGAGTGAAAAAAATCTGTGGTTTATTGAGTGA
- a CDS encoding lysylphosphatidylglycerol synthase transmembrane domain-containing protein translates to METILEKKNLYMMAFALLLSIGSILVLLKVTGVKEIEMAFHIPLFYLGIIFGLIILTLIVDTLRIRDLLKELGENLPFDYLFKFNLATFFISYITPFGSGALPLIVYLLSKKGVSPNKSLMIFTAKLLFSGIFFGTVPPILLIFFRNQLELGTVLSYFAVLVSIFLMFLLFILIYIILKPRFVIEIVNKISNISFFKKPKLEKYFEKIKEEIILYHKNFNDLFIGPSSYKLFFSQLFYAVAYWLLFYSIAPVLLLAMNIPFNLLAVIGRQLIFYDILAYSFIPSGSGVVEIGFATIFSNILPPSKLGIFVGMWRFFTYYVYLGISAIGFFMAIKNQDAKRMLIK, encoded by the coding sequence TTGGAGACAATTCTTGAGAAGAAAAATTTATATATGATGGCTTTTGCATTACTTTTAAGCATTGGCTCAATTTTAGTTTTGTTAAAAGTTACAGGCGTTAAAGAAATTGAAATGGCTTTTCACATACCTCTTTTTTACCTTGGAATAATTTTCGGGTTGATAATATTAACCTTGATAGTGGATACTTTGCGAATAAGAGATTTATTGAAAGAATTAGGAGAAAACTTGCCTTTTGATTATCTTTTTAAATTTAATCTTGCGACTTTTTTTATAAGCTACATAACACCTTTTGGCTCAGGAGCTTTACCTCTCATTGTATATTTACTTAGTAAAAAAGGAGTTTCACCAAATAAAAGCTTAATGATTTTTACTGCTAAGCTTTTGTTCTCAGGGATTTTTTTTGGGACTGTACCTCCTATATTACTTATTTTTTTTAGAAATCAATTAGAATTAGGAACTGTTCTTTCTTATTTTGCAGTGTTAGTAAGTATATTTTTGATGTTTTTGTTATTTATATTAATTTATATCATACTAAAACCCCGCTTTGTCATTGAGATTGTTAATAAAATAAGCAATATTTCGTTTTTTAAAAAGCCTAAACTGGAAAAGTATTTTGAAAAAATAAAAGAAGAAATCATACTTTATCATAAAAATTTTAATGACCTTTTTATAGGACCTTCCAGTTATAAGCTGTTTTTTTCTCAATTATTTTATGCAGTAGCTTATTGGTTGCTTTTTTACAGCATTGCTCCAGTTTTATTATTAGCTATGAATATACCTTTTAATTTACTAGCAGTAATTGGAAGGCAACTCATATTTTATGACATTTTGGCGTATAGTTTTATTCCAAGTGGTTCTGGTGTAGTAGAAATAGGTTTTGCAACAATTTTTTCAAATATACTTCCTCCCAGTAAATTAGGAATTTTTGTGGGCATGTGGAGGTTTTTTACTTATTATGTTTACTTGGGAATTTCGGCTATAGGATTTTTTATGGCAATAAAAAATCAAGATGCAAAGAGAATGTTAATTAAATAA
- the pdaA gene encoding delta-lactam-biosynthetic de-N-acetylase, with the protein MVRKIFSILMGILLCFSIASCGITKKDITRAEEQKVQDKVLQKPAEKPKEKVSNTVNKTVYTNTENLDNTLYSWGLRVLPNHQTPEITPRAMELIKKYDAIFVGDMTKKVVYLTFDEGYENGYTPKILDILKENNVKAAFFVTGPYVKDQADLVKRMVEEGHIVGNHTVNHPSLPTLSDEKVKEEITKLGDMFEELTGKKMKYFRPPKGEYSERTLYITKSLGYRTVFWSLAMADWQPLPGGPEESYNTVMKRLHPGAVILLHAVSKDNALALDRIIKSIKAEGYEFKTLDDIP; encoded by the coding sequence ATGGTAAGAAAAATATTCTCTATCTTAATGGGAATTTTGTTATGTTTTTCAATTGCTTCTTGTGGAATAACTAAAAAAGACATTACAAGGGCAGAAGAACAAAAAGTGCAAGACAAAGTTTTACAAAAGCCTGCTGAGAAACCTAAAGAAAAGGTGTCTAATACGGTTAACAAGACTGTTTATACCAACACAGAAAATCTGGATAACACTTTGTATAGTTGGGGCCTAAGAGTGTTGCCAAACCATCAAACTCCGGAAATTACTCCTCGGGCGATGGAACTTATAAAAAAATACGATGCGATTTTTGTAGGAGACATGACAAAAAAGGTAGTTTATTTGACGTTTGATGAAGGATATGAAAATGGCTATACACCTAAAATATTAGATATACTCAAAGAAAATAATGTAAAAGCTGCTTTTTTTGTAACTGGACCCTATGTAAAAGACCAGGCTGATTTAGTTAAAAGGATGGTGGAGGAAGGACATATAGTTGGGAATCACACAGTGAATCATCCAAGCTTACCCACCTTATCTGATGAAAAAGTAAAAGAGGAAATAACTAAGTTAGGAGATATGTTTGAAGAGCTGACAGGCAAAAAGATGAAATATTTTAGACCGCCAAAAGGTGAGTATAGTGAGAGAACCTTGTATATTACAAAATCGTTAGGTTATAGAACGGTTTTTTGGAGTTTAGCGATGGCTGATTGGCAGCCACTTCCCGGAGGACCAGAGGAAAGCTATAATACTGTTATGAAAAGGCTTCACCCGGGAGCTGTCATACTTTTACATGCTGTTTCAAAAGACAATGCTTTAGCCCTTGATCGAATAATTAAAAGTATTAAAGCCGAGGGATATGAATTTAAAACTCTAGATGATATACCGTGA
- the cas4 gene encoding CRISPR-associated protein Cas4 translates to MILNIVFLFFTIYLLIQSVIEHRPFYKKMRRSIGFRGGKIIYIDKSQEVKEKGVVYGKLLKSDKYGLSGKPDYIYQLGEELVPVELKSSEAGDSPYYKDVMQLVAYFLIIEDVYQKRVRRGRIVYRNTMFEVYNRRHLRKELFNILRQMKKMQEGDYSPEVNPSFALCKSCPCRDTVCEVYKNTSK, encoded by the coding sequence ATGATTCTCAATATAGTTTTTTTATTTTTTACTATATATTTGCTTATTCAGTCAGTTATAGAACATAGGCCTTTTTATAAAAAAATGAGAAGAAGCATAGGATTTCGAGGAGGCAAAATAATCTACATAGATAAATCGCAAGAGGTAAAAGAAAAGGGAGTAGTATATGGAAAGTTATTAAAGTCTGACAAATATGGCTTATCTGGAAAGCCTGATTATATTTATCAACTGGGAGAAGAATTAGTTCCTGTAGAATTAAAAAGTAGTGAAGCTGGTGATTCACCTTATTATAAAGATGTTATGCAGTTAGTTGCATATTTTTTAATAATAGAAGATGTATACCAAAAAAGAGTAAGAAGAGGGCGAATAGTTTATAGGAATACTATGTTTGAGGTTTATAATAGGCGACACTTAAGAAAAGAACTTTTTAATATATTAAGGCAAATGAAAAAAATGCAAGAAGGAGATTATTCTCCAGAAGTAAATCCTTCTTTTGCTTTATGTAAATCCTGCCCTTGCAGAGATACTGTATGTGAAGTGTACAAAAATACTTCCAAATAA
- the kdpDN gene encoding KdpD-like non-kinase potassium sensor (KdpDN resembles contains the N-terminal sensor region of KdpD but lacks the C-terminal histidine kinase region.) yields the protein MMAKKSPDYFLREIERANKGRLKIYLGAAPGVGKTYHMLQDANEMKARGIDVVIGFVETYGRKDTEEQIGDLEVIPLKEINYKGAILKEMDLEAILKRKPQVVVVDELAHTNAPGSKNEKRYQDVLELIDNGISVMTAVNIQHFESLNDYINRMTNVRVRETIPDKLLEICDEVEVVDVSPETLIERLKNGKIYSPDKIETALNNFFRVGNLSALRELTLREVANEVDDRLLEYRNRKNVIGLKGAQEKILVCVNLRFNAEYLIRRGYRLAKMLKADLFVLHVYNDDDLRDHKKLKKLDEITMLCNKLEAKFYMVKSNDPAKAIIKFAEENAITQIVVGQSVRRRIDEIIRGSIVRRIMKGTKFIDVLVVADPRG from the coding sequence ATGATGGCAAAAAAGTCCCCTGATTATTTTTTAAGAGAAATAGAAAGAGCGAATAAAGGAAGGCTGAAAATTTATCTTGGTGCTGCTCCCGGTGTTGGCAAGACCTATCACATGTTGCAAGATGCCAATGAAATGAAGGCAAGAGGTATAGATGTGGTAATAGGTTTTGTAGAAACCTATGGGAGAAAAGACACTGAGGAACAGATAGGGGACCTTGAAGTTATTCCGTTAAAGGAAATAAATTACAAAGGTGCAATTCTTAAGGAAATGGATTTGGAGGCTATTTTAAAGAGAAAACCCCAGGTTGTGGTGGTAGACGAATTAGCTCATACAAATGCGCCTGGTTCTAAAAATGAAAAGAGATATCAAGATGTTTTGGAGCTTATTGATAACGGCATAAGTGTGATGACTGCTGTCAACATCCAGCATTTTGAAAGTCTTAATGACTATATAAACCGCATGACAAATGTAAGGGTAAGAGAAACTATTCCTGACAAACTTCTGGAAATATGCGATGAAGTAGAAGTAGTTGATGTTTCCCCGGAGACTTTGATAGAGAGACTTAAAAATGGAAAAATTTATAGTCCCGATAAGATTGAAACTGCTCTTAACAATTTTTTTAGAGTTGGTAACCTTTCCGCGTTAAGAGAACTTACCTTAAGAGAAGTAGCCAATGAGGTTGACGATAGGCTTTTGGAATATAGAAACAGGAAAAATGTTATAGGATTAAAAGGCGCACAAGAAAAGATATTGGTTTGCGTAAATTTAAGATTTAATGCAGAGTATCTGATACGAAGAGGTTATAGGTTAGCTAAAATGCTTAAAGCAGACCTCTTTGTTTTGCATGTTTACAATGATGATGACTTAAGAGACCATAAAAAACTCAAAAAATTAGATGAAATCACAATGCTGTGCAACAAATTAGAAGCAAAGTTTTATATGGTCAAATCAAATGACCCTGCTAAGGCTATAATAAAATTTGCTGAAGAAAATGCAATTACTCAAATTGTAGTAGGACAGTCTGTAAGAAGAAGAATTGACGAAATAATAAGAGGTTCTATTGTTAGAAGAATAATGAAAGGTACCAAATTCATAGATGTTCTTGTTGTAGCCGATCCACGGGGGTAA
- the kdpC gene encoding potassium-transporting ATPase subunit KdpC — MSEFKRAIKFTLVLIVLIGLVYPFVMTAIANLIFPYQAKGSIIKVDGKAVGSELIGQKFTDSKWFMGRPSAVDYNAESSGGTNYALSNPKFKEEVERNIEEFLKKNPGVKRSDIPADIVTSSASGLDPHISPQAAYLQVERVAKANNLPEKVVKKLVDENIEGRFLGIFGEPRVNVLKLNLNLLEEIKKNKK, encoded by the coding sequence ATGAGTGAGTTTAAAAGGGCGATTAAATTTACGCTTGTTTTAATAGTGTTAATAGGTCTTGTATACCCTTTTGTTATGACAGCAATTGCAAATTTAATATTTCCTTATCAGGCAAAAGGTAGTATAATTAAAGTAGATGGTAAGGCAGTGGGCTCTGAGCTCATTGGACAAAAATTCACTGATTCTAAATGGTTTATGGGAAGACCTTCTGCTGTGGATTACAATGCAGAGTCTTCAGGTGGTACTAATTATGCTTTATCTAATCCTAAATTTAAAGAAGAAGTGGAAAGAAATATTGAGGAGTTTTTAAAGAAAAACCCTGGAGTAAAAAGAAGTGACATACCTGCAGATATAGTTACTTCTTCTGCCTCAGGATTAGACCCCCATATTTCTCCGCAAGCCGCATATTTACAAGTTGAAAGAGTAGCTAAAGCAAACAATTTACCGGAAAAAGTTGTAAAAAAACTTGTGGATGAAAATATTGAAGGCAGATTTTTAGGCATTTTTGGAGAACCCAGGGTGAATGTGCTTAAATTAAATTTAAACTTATTAGAAGAAATTAAGAAAAATAAAAAGTGA
- the kdpB gene encoding potassium-transporting ATPase subunit KdpB, translating into MKRKREIKTMSREIVLGAIKNSFVKLNPLKMYKNPVMFVVEVGMFITLLATIFPTYFGSTYDEVGYNALITFILFVTVLFANFAEALAEGRGKAQADTLKKTKKETMAKLIKSDGSIKMVKSSELKKGDIVLCEAGDIIPADGEIIEGLAAIDESAITGESAPVIKEAGGDFSSVTGGTKVISDSIKVQVTVDEGESFLDRMIKMVEGAKRQKSPNEIALTTVLVSLTIIFIIVVMTLYPMAKFVHVRISATTLIALLVCLIPTTIGGLLSAIGIAGMDRVTRFNVIAMSGKAVEAAGDIDTMLLDKTGTITFGNRLAADFIPVGGHKKEEVTYYALVSSLKDLTPEGRSIVDLAKKMGVKVPEDILDGAEVIEFTAETRMSGLNLKDGTIVRKGSYDKVKEYVKSQGGSLPDDLEKEVEKIALLGGTPLIVVKDKEVLGIIYLKDTIKPGMKERFKQLRAMGIKTIMVTGDNPLTAKTIAEEAGVDEFIAESKPEDKINVIKREQAAGRLVAMTGDGTNDAPALAQADVGLAMNSGTMAAKEAANMVDLDSDPTKIIEVVAIGKQLLMTRGALTTFSIANDVAKYFAILPAIISGTLPSIRVLDIMKLSSPTSAILSALIFNAIIIPILIPIAMRGVKYRPMSANALLLRNLLIYGLGGLIAPFIGIKLIDLIISSIF; encoded by the coding sequence ATGAAAAGAAAAAGAGAAATAAAAACGATGAGTAGAGAAATTGTATTAGGTGCTATCAAAAACTCTTTTGTGAAACTTAATCCTCTTAAAATGTATAAAAACCCTGTGATGTTTGTGGTAGAGGTAGGTATGTTTATTACACTGTTGGCTACAATATTTCCTACTTATTTTGGAAGTACTTACGACGAAGTGGGATACAACGCTTTAATCACTTTTATATTGTTTGTAACAGTGCTTTTTGCTAATTTTGCAGAGGCACTGGCAGAAGGAAGAGGGAAAGCTCAAGCAGATACCCTTAAAAAGACAAAAAAAGAGACTATGGCAAAACTCATTAAAAGTGATGGAAGTATAAAAATGGTTAAATCTTCTGAGCTTAAAAAAGGGGATATAGTGCTTTGTGAGGCAGGAGATATAATTCCGGCTGATGGAGAAATAATAGAAGGACTTGCTGCAATTGATGAGTCTGCAATAACAGGTGAATCTGCACCAGTTATAAAAGAAGCTGGTGGTGATTTTAGCTCAGTTACTGGTGGAACAAAAGTAATAAGCGATAGCATTAAAGTCCAAGTGACAGTAGACGAAGGGGAATCTTTTTTAGACAGAATGATAAAAATGGTGGAAGGAGCAAAAAGGCAAAAATCTCCTAATGAAATTGCTTTGACCACTGTATTAGTCAGTTTAACAATAATTTTTATAATTGTTGTTATGACCTTATACCCTATGGCTAAATTTGTCCATGTAAGAATAAGCGCTACTACATTGATTGCTTTGCTAGTTTGTTTAATACCAACTACAATTGGGGGCCTTCTTTCTGCGATAGGTATTGCAGGTATGGATAGAGTTACACGCTTTAATGTAATTGCCATGTCTGGAAAGGCAGTAGAAGCTGCAGGGGATATCGACACAATGCTTTTAGATAAAACAGGCACAATCACTTTTGGAAATAGATTAGCAGCTGATTTTATACCAGTTGGCGGTCATAAAAAAGAAGAAGTTACATATTATGCTCTTGTATCCTCTTTAAAAGATTTAACTCCCGAAGGAAGGTCAATAGTAGATTTAGCCAAAAAAATGGGCGTAAAGGTACCAGAAGATATTTTGGATGGAGCGGAAGTTATAGAATTTACTGCAGAAACAAGGATGAGCGGACTAAACTTAAAAGATGGGACTATTGTAAGAAAAGGGTCTTATGATAAAGTTAAAGAATATGTAAAATCACAAGGAGGAAGCCTACCAGATGATTTAGAAAAAGAAGTTGAAAAAATTGCTTTGTTAGGTGGCACTCCTCTTATCGTAGTAAAAGACAAGGAAGTATTAGGGATAATATACCTTAAAGATACTATAAAACCTGGGATGAAAGAGCGTTTTAAACAGCTTAGAGCGATGGGGATTAAAACTATCATGGTGACAGGCGATAATCCTTTAACTGCAAAAACAATAGCAGAAGAGGCTGGTGTTGACGAATTCATTGCAGAAAGTAAACCAGAGGATAAGATAAATGTGATTAAAAGGGAACAGGCGGCAGGAAGGCTTGTTGCAATGACAGGAGATGGAACAAATGATGCACCAGCTCTTGCCCAAGCAGATGTAGGACTTGCAATGAATAGTGGTACAATGGCTGCTAAAGAAGCTGCAAACATGGTGGACCTCGATTCTGACCCTACAAAGATTATTGAAGTAGTAGCAATTGGTAAACAGCTTCTCATGACGAGAGGAGCGTTGACTACTTTTAGCATTGCCAACGACGTTGCTAAATATTTTGCAATACTTCCTGCTATTATATCTGGTACATTGCCATCAATAAGGGTGTTGGATATAATGAAGCTCTCCTCACCGACTAGTGCAATATTATCAGCTTTAATATTTAACGCCATTATAATCCCTATTTTGATTCCCATTGCTATGAGAGGAGTAAAATATAGGCCAATGAGTGCTAATGCGCTACTACTAAGAAATTTGCTGATTTACGGGCTAGGAGGATTAATTGCTCCTTTTATTGGGATAAAACTTATTGACTTAATAATATCTTCTATCTTTTAA